The Algoriphagus halophilus sequence GGATCAAGAAATTGATGGGGGCAGGGAAGATAGATTATGATGAAATGAACAATTTAGGAAGTTCTGCTCCTATAGGTTCTGGTGGCCTGACCTTTATTCCTTTTGGAAATGGAGTAGAGCGGATTATGCAAAACAAACATGTAGGGGCTCATTTACTTGGGCTGGATTTGTTGAAGCATGATAAGAAGCATATGATCAGAGCTGCACAAGAAGGAATTGTCTCCGCATTGACTTTTGGCTTTAGAATTATGCAGGATATGGGAATGGATTTGAAAACAGTGAAAGCTGGAAAAGCGAATATGTTCCTCAGCCCTATATTCAGAAAGACCTTTGTTCACATGAATAAGGTGGTTTTGGAACTTTATGATACAGATGGAGCACAAGGAGCCGCACGAGGAGCAGGAATCGGAATCGGGTTGTTTTCGAATGAAAGCGAAGCCTTTGCTGGATTGGAATTGTTGGAAACCATTGAACCCAATGAACAATTCTTTGAGCCTTATGAAGAAGTCTATACCCATTGGAAAAACCAATTGGAACAGATTCAAAATTTAAAATTATAATTGCAAGATTAAACCTATTAAGTCAAACCTAAATATTAGAAACATGTCAAAACAGTATTTCCCAAATATCGACAAGATTCCTTTTGAAGGAAAAGACAGTGATAATCCGATGGCATTTAGATTTTACGATGAAAATCGGATCATCCAAGGGAAAACCATGAAAGAGCATTTCAAGTTTTCTATTGCCTATTGGCATTCTTTCTGTGCTACTGGATCAGATCCTTTCGGACCAGGTACCATTGTTCATCCTTGGGATGCCAATCCAGATCCAGTGCAGAGAGCCAAAGATAAAATGGATGCTGCATTCGAGTTTATCACTAAAATCGGAGCTCCTTATTATTGTTTCCATGATGTCGATCTGATCGATGAAGGAAAAGATATCGCAGAGTACGAGGAGCGTATGAAAATCATTGTTGATTACGCAAAGCAAAAGCAAGCAGAAACCGGAGTGAAATTATTATGGGGTACTGCCAATGTGTTCAGTAATCCTCGTTACATGAACGGAGCATCGACTAATCCGGACTTTGATGTGTTGGCTTATGCGGCAACCCAAGTGAAGAACTCCATTGATGCGACGATTGCTCTTGGCGGTGAAAACTATGTGTTCTGGGGAGGTCGTGAAGGTTACATGTCTTTGTTGAATACAGATATGAAACGTGAAACAGAGCATTTGGCGAAATTCTTGACCATGGCAAGGGATTATGCCAGAAAGAATGGATTCAAAGGTACTTTCTTCATAGAACCAAAACCAATGGAGCCAACTAAGCACCAATATGATTATGATGCTGCAACGGTGGTTGGATTTTTAAGACATCATGGATTGGATAAGGACTTTAAATTAAATATTGAAGTAAACCATGCTACCCTAGCTGGTCATACCTTCCAACATGAACTTCAGGTGGCAGCAGATGCAGGAATGCTAGGAAGTATTGATGCCAACAGAGGAGATTACCAAAATGGTTGGGATACAGATCAATTTGCATTGAACCTTCAGGAATTAACTGAAGCGATGTTGGTGATCCTGAATTCTGATGGAATCCAAGGTGGTGGAGTAAACTTTGATGCAAAAATCAGAAGAAACTCTACAGACCCTGAAGATTTATTCCTCGCACACATAGGAAGTATGGATGCATTCGCCAGAGGAATGTTGATTGCAGAAGATATCATGAAAAAATCAGATTATCTTGAAAGAAGAAAGAATCGCTATGCAAGTTATGATTCCGGAAAAGGAAAAGAGTTTGAAGATGGTGCATTGACTTTGGAAGATTTGCGTGACTACGCAGCAGCTAAAGGCGAGCCTGCCATGACTAGTGGTAAACAAGAATACTTCGAAAACTTGTTGAACAGGTTCATTTAATCTACCTTAAATAAAAAAAAGAATAAAAGTCCCGATGAAGTTTTTCTTCATCGGGCTTTTTGTTTTCTAAGGCAGTAGTAAAGGGAGCCAAATCTGTATTTCATCATTCTATTCACCATCGATTAGGTATAAAATTTTGACTCCAAGAAAATGGAGGTCAATGGAGGTCATTTGCCAAACTACCATTACTAAATGGGTGAATTCCCCAGAAGTATCAAAGATATATTGGACTTTAGGGAATATTAAGGTAGAAATGCAATGCAGAAGTATACCTTTTCGAAAAAAAATTGTCAATTTTCAATAGTAAACCCCAAAATCTATGAAGCGTTATTTAGCGGTCCTACTATTAATTTGGAATATTGGCTGTGATTCAGACAAGTTTGAATCTGAAGTAACGATGCCTAAATTATTCGAAGATGGTATGGTGCTTCAAAGGGATCAGAAAATATCTGTTTGGGGAAGAGGGATTCCTACTAAAAAAGTTCGCGTTTCAATAGCTGGTTTATTAGGTAGCACAGAAGTAAATGCGGATAGTACCTGGTCGATCAAACTTCCAGCCTCTAATGCGGGAGGTCCTTATATTCTTGAGGTAAACAATACGCTAATTAAAGATGTCTACATAGGGGATGTTTGGTTGGCAGGAGGTCAATCCAATATGGAATGGGCATTAAAGTCTGCTGTGATCGGAGCTGATCAGGAGATAGAAGAAGGAGGGATTCCGAAAATTCGATTTTTTAAAGTTCCCAAGTCATATAGCGCAAAACCTCAAAATGAGCTAGAGGGTGGAGAGTGGGAGGTGGCTACTCCGGAAAATATGCCTGACTTTTCTGCCGTGGCTTGGTTTTTCGCAAAAAGAAATCACTTAGAGAAAAATGTTCCAGTAGGTATTATTGAATCGAACTGGGGTGGTACACCTGCTGAAGGATGGACTGAATTATCGGTTTTGGCAGGAATGAATGCTTCCTATAGTAAAGAGGCACTGGATATTTTGGAAAACCAGGATAAGTGGCAAGAGGAGGTAATTGCTAATGAGGAGAGAAGGGCTCTACGGGATCAATTAGTTCCAAAACCAGATTCCTTAAAAGCCCTGGAAGTTGCCAGTGTAAAATTTGATGATAGCCAATGGAGAAAGGTCAATCTACCCCAATCCAATCCATTAGAACACATAGCATGGGTTCGGAAGGTCTTTAAAGCGAATTCTTCTGAAGCTGCTACGCTTCATTTGCCTAGAATAGACCAAATGGGCTATGTTTATCTGAATGGGAATTTACTTCATTACAAAGATTGGGGAACCACTACTCCCGATTTGGAAATCCCTGCATCTAGCCTGTTGGAAGGAAACAATGTATTGACTATTAGAGCAATCAATACATGGAATAATCAACCAAGTATAGGGGATCCTGGTGAAATGTATATCCTGCAAGGGAACAAAAAGATCTCCCTTGAAGGCATTTGGAGTTATTCAAATAATAAGGTAGAACCTTTGCTTCCAAAAGTAGATTTTCTGAATTGGAAGCCTGGAATGATGTTCAATGCCATGATTTATCCTTTAACCAATTATCCCATTAAAGGAGCAATTTGGTATCAAGGAGAGAGTAATGCCGGAAGGGCTGAAGAATACCACGAGTTGTTTGCTGCCATGATTACCAATTGGAGAAAAGTTTGGGGGCTTGGCGATTTCCCATTTCTGTTTGTTCAACTGGCCAATTTTATGGAAAGAAAATCCCCGCAGCCAGATAGTAATTGGGCCTTTTTAAGAGATGCGCAGAAAGAGACCTTAGGTTTACCAAATACAGGAATGGCGGTGATTATCGATATCGGAGAGTCAGGGGATATACATCCAAAAAATAAAAAAGATGTGGGTGAAAGGTTATGGCTTCAAGCGAGGAAAGTAGCGTATGGGGAAAAGCTTGTTTCCTCAGGGCCTGTCTTAGAATCTGCTACTTTAAGGGATGGAACCCTTGTGTTAAATTATTCAGAAGTTGGTGAAGGGCTTCAAACTTCCGATAATTCTGAGTTGGTTAAAGGATTCATTATCTCCGATTCAAGGGGTAATTTTACAGAGGCCAAAGCAGTGATCACTGGTAATAATGAAATTACCATTGAAACAGAAATGTCGAATATTTCTGAAATCAGGTATGCTTGGGCGGATAACCCAGAAGTTAATTTGATCAATAATCTAAATTTACCCGCTGTGCCATTTAGATATCGCTTTGAGAAAGAATAAGCTGCCTAAATGAATTCAGTCTTGATTATTGCATGGATTCCAGTTCTGCATCCAACTGATTTAATTCCTCTACTTTTCTTTGATATTCCTCTTTGGAAGGCACTTTAGCTACATTTTCCAGAAAGTCAATGGTGGAAAATAAAACACCTTCCCAATCTCCAGAGGTGATGGAGCTTCCAATGACATGATCTCCTGCATCAGGAAAAGCAGCCTTTCTTTTCAGGGTCTCAGGCGTTCCCAGTTGATCAAACATTTCTAACATTTTAGGGACAGAAACGACAAAATCTTGTTCTTGCTCACTTTTGTAATAATATCCAAGAAAAAGGGGTTGATTGATTTTTCTAAAAGTCTCTTCATTCATCATGCTATACATCAAAACCCCCAGACTTTTGTAGGCATTGTAATGATATTCCTCAGACCAATAGTTTGCTTTTTCACCTTCTCTTGGCTGAATCTTCACGTTATTTTCCATCCAGGTCCATTGCATGATTTTTTTCATCCAAGGCACAAATAAATTGTTGAGTGTTTCTCCATTGTCTCTTATTGCAGGAGAATAAACCACCACAGATTTTAGATCAGGTTGTTGACTAGCCAAAAGAAGGGTCAATGCCCCTCCCATTGAAGTGCCCATTACAATGACTGAATCTCCTAGGTTTTTTCCTATTTGATAAGCTTCTCCAGCTGCATCAGCAAGCTTTTGAGCAGACAGATATTCCATCCCATTCTCACGCTTGATCCCATGCTCTGGAAGCCTTGTGACAAACAAATTTGCACCAAAATGAGCTGCTAAAAACCGGTGAACCGGGTCACCTTCCATGGGGCTGGCACCAAAACCATGAATGTAAACGATAGAGTAGGGGGTCTTCCTTTTATTGGTACTATCTGCCCAAATGATGTAAGCTTCATTACCGGGTTTTAGCCCTTTTACGGTATCCTCACGTTGGGCTACATATTGCTCAATTTCAGCCAATCGAGTAGGGATCTGTGGATAATTAATGATCAGTTCCTGCTTTTCTTCTTTTGGTCCCACCATATAGAGGATCGCAAAAAGCATGGCAGCACCGAATATTCCTAAAAAGATTTTGCGTAACATGTTGCTTCGTTAAATTCAAATAGGGTTTATAGAATCCTGTAAATGCCTGAATTCCTAAGCCAAATATACTATAGTTCTTAGCTATATCGAATGATCCTAGATCCTGTGATTTTCAATTTACAGATTTCAGGTTTGTTCTTCTCGTTCAAATCCATAATCCCTTTCAACCAAACAAATTCTGGTTTTAAACGCCGCATACCATTTGTCTCTTCCCTTTTGTTGTGCCAACAAATGGTCACTTTGGGACTTCCAATGCTTAATGGATTCTAGATCTTTCCAATAGCTTACGGTAATTCCTACTTCCTCCCTAGCAGATTCATGTCCTAAATACCCTTCTTGAAGGGAGGCCAAATGCTCCATTTTCTTAGCTGTTTCTATATATTCTTTATCGTAACTTGTTCTTATACTAGTGAAAATCACAGCGTAATAAGGTGGTTTTGGAGTGGTTGCCAACATTTTTACATTTTTTAACTAGGGGTAAATTCTCTGTGGGTTGTCTTAGCATCAAAGAAATAAAACTAAACCAAAAATCTGTTCAAAATGGCTTTAATCCAAGAAAATGTGCATGCTATCACAGCAAATCGAAGAGCAGGCGACTTGCCACCACCCTCTCCTAAGCATTTGGTCTTTCTCCAATTGCTTTGACTTAGATCAAGAAATCAACTCGTTGATAACCAGTGCTGTGAAATTGCCGTACATTTGTATGCTTGCAGCACTTTAAAATTCAAAAATCAAAATTATATTTTAAAATATGCAAGATCATGAAGTTTCAAAAGAATTATATAAAGATATATTATACATTTTCAATTTTATTGGCATTAGCACTAGTTAGCTCCTGCAGTAAAGATTTGGAAGTTGTTCAGTCCATCAATCAAGAGTTTGAAGGAATTGAAGAGGTGGAAATTGAATCCGGTTTTCTGGAAGTAGTTTATACTGGAGATCCAAGCTTGACATCCGTCACATTAAATGCAATGTTGGAATCTACTAATGCCGGGAGGTATAAAATTGAGTATAGAGAGGAATCAGGAAAGCTGATCATTGAATTGGATCAAAAACGAATATCTAATAGCGGTAGAGATCGTGGATTCATTCATTTGATAGGGCCAGAAACAATAGGGATGAATGTGGAAGTAGGAGCGGGATCAGCTACTATTTCAAATGTGGAAACTGAAGTATTTGATGTAATGGCAGGCTCTGGGAGATTGACTATTCAGAATATTAATTCTTCTGTTACCAATTTAACTGCCGGATCTGGAGAGGTTAATGTGATCAATCTGGTAGGGAATACTACTGTGGAGGTGGGTTCTGGAGTTGTTGAGATGAAGGACGTAGTAGGAGATGTCAGTCTTTCAGGTTCTTCCGGTAGATATAAGTTGAATAGGATAGAAGGGATGGTGCATGCCATTCTTAGCTCAGGAATTATTGATTTAACTGACGTAGAAAGTTTGGGAAAGTTAGAAGTCACTTCTGGAAGGATCAATGCGATCAATTCAGGATTAAGTGAAGAATCTTTATTCAAAGCTTCGTCTGGATCTATTAAAATTCAAACATTATCGAATTTGATAGATTATAATTACAACCTTACCACAAGTAGTGGAAGAGTTTCTGTCGGAGACAGCTCTTCCAGTGGGACATTAAAGATTGATAATGGTTCTCCTTATACCGTGTCAGGTACCGTATCTAGCGGTATCATTGAAATAAGGAATTAGTGAAAAGTTGTCACAATCACCTCCAGCCCCGGGTTTTTAATCCGGGGCTTTTTTCTTTATATGAAAATAAAAATAGGTGTTTTGATTATCTCTTTTATTCGGCCTAAGGAAGGAATCTCCAATTTTTAACATAGTTGATGACCAAAGTCAGATTTTTATTGGTCATTTCATGGATTTTGTGTATCAAACTAGGTCGTAACTATTTTCTCATTATGAATCAATAATACCTATTTATAACTTATAAAAACCATTAAATCAAATGATTATGATTTTATGTTTAGA is a genomic window containing:
- a CDS encoding antibiotic biosynthesis monooxygenase family protein, which produces MLATTPKPPYYAVIFTSIRTSYDKEYIETAKKMEHLASLQEGYLGHESAREEVGITVSYWKDLESIKHWKSQSDHLLAQQKGRDKWYAAFKTRICLVERDYGFEREEQT
- a CDS encoding DUF4097 family beta strand repeat-containing protein, with the translated sequence MKFQKNYIKIYYTFSILLALALVSSCSKDLEVVQSINQEFEGIEEVEIESGFLEVVYTGDPSLTSVTLNAMLESTNAGRYKIEYREESGKLIIELDQKRISNSGRDRGFIHLIGPETIGMNVEVGAGSATISNVETEVFDVMAGSGRLTIQNINSSVTNLTAGSGEVNVINLVGNTTVEVGSGVVEMKDVVGDVSLSGSSGRYKLNRIEGMVHAILSSGIIDLTDVESLGKLEVTSGRINAINSGLSEESLFKASSGSIKIQTLSNLIDYNYNLTTSSGRVSVGDSSSSGTLKIDNGSPYTVSGTVSSGIIEIRN
- the xylA gene encoding xylose isomerase: MSKQYFPNIDKIPFEGKDSDNPMAFRFYDENRIIQGKTMKEHFKFSIAYWHSFCATGSDPFGPGTIVHPWDANPDPVQRAKDKMDAAFEFITKIGAPYYCFHDVDLIDEGKDIAEYEERMKIIVDYAKQKQAETGVKLLWGTANVFSNPRYMNGASTNPDFDVLAYAATQVKNSIDATIALGGENYVFWGGREGYMSLLNTDMKRETEHLAKFLTMARDYARKNGFKGTFFIEPKPMEPTKHQYDYDAATVVGFLRHHGLDKDFKLNIEVNHATLAGHTFQHELQVAADAGMLGSIDANRGDYQNGWDTDQFALNLQELTEAMLVILNSDGIQGGGVNFDAKIRRNSTDPEDLFLAHIGSMDAFARGMLIAEDIMKKSDYLERRKNRYASYDSGKGKEFEDGALTLEDLRDYAAAKGEPAMTSGKQEYFENLLNRFI
- a CDS encoding sialate O-acetylesterase; this encodes MKRYLAVLLLIWNIGCDSDKFESEVTMPKLFEDGMVLQRDQKISVWGRGIPTKKVRVSIAGLLGSTEVNADSTWSIKLPASNAGGPYILEVNNTLIKDVYIGDVWLAGGQSNMEWALKSAVIGADQEIEEGGIPKIRFFKVPKSYSAKPQNELEGGEWEVATPENMPDFSAVAWFFAKRNHLEKNVPVGIIESNWGGTPAEGWTELSVLAGMNASYSKEALDILENQDKWQEEVIANEERRALRDQLVPKPDSLKALEVASVKFDDSQWRKVNLPQSNPLEHIAWVRKVFKANSSEAATLHLPRIDQMGYVYLNGNLLHYKDWGTTTPDLEIPASSLLEGNNVLTIRAINTWNNQPSIGDPGEMYILQGNKKISLEGIWSYSNNKVEPLLPKVDFLNWKPGMMFNAMIYPLTNYPIKGAIWYQGESNAGRAEEYHELFAAMITNWRKVWGLGDFPFLFVQLANFMERKSPQPDSNWAFLRDAQKETLGLPNTGMAVIIDIGESGDIHPKNKKDVGERLWLQARKVAYGEKLVSSGPVLESATLRDGTLVLNYSEVGEGLQTSDNSELVKGFIISDSRGNFTEAKAVITGNNEITIETEMSNISEIRYAWADNPEVNLINNLNLPAVPFRYRFEKE
- a CDS encoding alpha/beta hydrolase translates to MLRKIFLGIFGAAMLFAILYMVGPKEEKQELIINYPQIPTRLAEIEQYVAQREDTVKGLKPGNEAYIIWADSTNKRKTPYSIVYIHGFGASPMEGDPVHRFLAAHFGANLFVTRLPEHGIKRENGMEYLSAQKLADAAGEAYQIGKNLGDSVIVMGTSMGGALTLLLASQQPDLKSVVVYSPAIRDNGETLNNLFVPWMKKIMQWTWMENNVKIQPREGEKANYWSEEYHYNAYKSLGVLMYSMMNEETFRKINQPLFLGYYYKSEQEQDFVVSVPKMLEMFDQLGTPETLKRKAAFPDAGDHVIGSSITSGDWEGVLFSTIDFLENVAKVPSKEEYQRKVEELNQLDAELESMQ